The Hordeum vulgare subsp. vulgare chromosome 7H, MorexV3_pseudomolecules_assembly, whole genome shotgun sequence DNA window acaaatatatggtaggtccttcacaaaacaactcattctgatcacttgaaaaatggaaaatgaatttttcatacaaggaaaatgaaaacttccttaatctacattgtttgccattccgatatgcatccttgtgcataatattatattatttcaacaaactatgtcatgaatgtggctataagattgatcatttggcttgaaagtcatgaatcttcacacatgatagcccatttgtaggaacacttatttaaaataattgtcgtattactagtttattatttttcctggtaactttgttacatacaatgacacaatgcaatggttttccatttttttgaatttgttttgaatttttcatggccatttcaaaacacGGTCAAAACTACGGGTATGACCGTTCAATAATTAATGTTCAATAATCTATTCTTCCCATAATCATTTGGTCAACTAATATTTTATATAAGTACTTTCAACCAACATCTCATTGGATTGAGAAAtggttttattttccttttagttattactttttgcaattatttccaTTTAATATCACACTCCctatgttcctaaatataagtcttgtaACTATGcccgtgcaaatgcacgggtCTACGACTAGTAGATTATAATTATGAATCGGACATTCTAAAATTGGTTAAaatcctatatatttaaaacagaaataataataatgataactAATAAAAGAATAATAGAAAAAAgtattaaaaaaagaaaaataaaaagatcccctggcccaactgggccaagtggcccagctgaCCATCTACCGCCCCGGCCCATAACCACCCTCGGGTATAAAGCCCCCGAGGGGGCTAACCCTAGCCGACCCGTTCACCCTCCCCACTCCACCCCTCCACTCCCCCCACGCGCAGCAGTCCGCGCCCCCAaccccccacccccacgcgccgccGCCGCTAGGGTTTCTCAccctcgccgcctccctcgcaGGAGGAGCCCGAATCTCCAGCAGCAGCAATGAGCGACGGCAAGGACACCCTCGACCTCTCCGCCCTCGGCGCTGCCGTCCCCAACGCCGCAGGTTCGTTCGCCGCTCCCGCTCCCCACCTCTCTGTTGCTGCTGTTTGCGGGCTGTGAGGTCGTATCGGTTTCGCTGCTGGTGGTTTCGATCCCGCTCCCCACCTCTATGTTGCTACTGTTTGCGGGTTGTGAGGTCTTACCGGTTTCTGTGGTGGTGGTTCGATGCAGAGCTCAGCGCCGAGCACAAGGCCAACCTCGTGGAGTCGATTAAGGTGAGGTTTCCCGCAGCGGCTCCACGTTTATCCCGTTCATCGTCCGTCTCAGGGGGTTCTCTGGGCTATTTATGCGGTCTAGCCGCGCTGATTCGGTGCCTCGGATGTGCAGAACACGCTGCAGGGATTGGCGGCCCGGCACACGGACGTGCTCGAGAGCCTGGAGCCCAAGGTCAGGAAGCGGGTCGAGGCGCTCAGAGAGATCCAGGTATAACTCCAGGGGTTCCACTACGTGGTGCTTTTTTACATGCGTTCCTTCTGGCATGGATTTGGTTGTGATCACACTTGTCGATCTTCCATACCATCGATCATAGCTCATACGCTGATGCTCATACATTTGTTGATGGTTTTTGACTGTGGTCCTTGCTTCAGTCAGCGGCAGGGCCAAATGGGTCGCAGGCGATGGCGGAGTTCATCGGCAGCGCTGTCCCGAACGGCATGGCGAGCTTCATCAACGTGGGACACTCCGCGGCGCTCGGCTCCATCGGCGACGTGACGGGCTTCGGGCAAGACCAGCAGTTCACGGCCGTGCAGATGCTGTTCAGGAGCTGCGAGGCGGCCGAGCCCATCACGAGGCTGGGGCTGAACGGCAGCTACGAGTTCGGGTACTCGGCGGCCGCGATGACCGACGCCGGATCGGTGCCAGGCCTCGGCATGCTCGGCGGCTCGCCCTTCCTGAAGCCCGGCATCGCCGGCAGCAACGAGAGGGGCGGCGCCGGCCAGTAGCCGAGCGGCTGCTATCTGTCAGGCCAGGTGCGACATTAACTACACTTCCTGCATTGTGTTCTAGCTGGTCTTCTTCTTCCAAGCATTTACAATTTTGAATAAACCATCACGGTTCTTAGCTGGTCTTCTTCTTCCAAGCATTTACAATTTTGAATAAACCATCACGGTTCTTTGGTTAGTTTGATGTGTGCAATGATGCGTTTGAACCCAATTAATGTCGATGATTGGCTGCCCGATTTGCTTGTAAAATGTTGTTGATTCGTTTAGTGCACGCGCAGTCATTAATCCCGGCGACCCGGTGCACTGTTTAGCTTTTACTCTGGTTATCGTTAGTGTCCATGCACACTCTTGTGATGAACATACCTTTAACATTTGTAGTAGGAGTACACAATGCATGTCATGCGTGAATTGACGGGAAAAGTATGGTACTCTTGGTCCATCATGTGGAAACCGAAGTCTGTTTCAAACTGGACCTCTTAACAATGATGCAGCATGCATGCTTAGTTTCTACTTATAATTAGGTGTCATGCCTAGCTAACTAGCTATAGCTAGTGGAGTACTGCAAGATATTCTAAATTTCTAATTCAATGGCTTGATGGCTTATCGGTACTagctatggctgcatgcatcgattgatgcagaggccggaggtttaacctccttttccaagAAAAAAAGATGAGCTAAACACCTCATTCATGGGAAATTTTTTACTGATATTTCATGTGTGCTATTGCGCGTATGTGCATCTCC harbors:
- the LOC123408117 gene encoding uncharacterized protein LOC123408117; the protein is MRSFWHGFVSGRAKWVAGDGGVHRQRCPERHGELHQRGTLRGARLHRRRDGLRARPAVHGRADAVQELRGGRAHHEAGAERQLRDFLELALQFGMIMMFACAFPLIFCFAALDDKLSHLEHVS